In Vibrio gangliei, a single window of DNA contains:
- the ung gene encoding uracil-DNA glycosylase produces MQSWAEIIGKEKQQDYFKQLEQFVGQERQSGKVIFPPQDQVFSAFEYTPFNNVKVVILGQDPYHGPNQAHGLSFSVQPGIKTPPSLANMYKELAQDIDGFIIPSHGYLASWAEQGVLLLNTVLTVEQGKAHSHAKAGWERFTDQIIAELDRCHQGLVFMLWGAHAQKKGANIDSTKHYILSAPHPSPLSAHRGFFGCRHFSLANEKLIEQGQSAINWSSVCEETEAQFSLL; encoded by the coding sequence AGCAGTTAGAGCAGTTTGTGGGTCAAGAACGCCAGTCAGGGAAAGTCATTTTTCCTCCTCAAGATCAGGTTTTTTCTGCATTTGAATACACCCCTTTTAATAACGTCAAAGTGGTGATTTTGGGACAAGACCCATACCACGGGCCAAATCAAGCGCATGGCTTGTCCTTTTCTGTTCAACCGGGTATTAAAACCCCGCCTTCTCTAGCCAATATGTATAAAGAGCTCGCTCAAGATATCGATGGCTTTATTATTCCTTCTCATGGTTATTTAGCCTCATGGGCTGAGCAAGGGGTGCTGCTGCTTAATACCGTATTGACTGTTGAACAAGGTAAAGCCCATTCTCATGCAAAGGCCGGTTGGGAGCGCTTTACTGATCAGATAATTGCAGAGCTCGACCGATGCCATCAAGGTTTAGTCTTTATGCTCTGGGGCGCTCATGCACAAAAAAAGGGAGCGAATATCGATAGCACTAAGCATTATATTTTGTCCGCCCCTCACCCATCACCTTTATCTGCTCATCGTGGTTTCTTTGGCTGTCGTCATTTTTCTCTCGCAAATGAAAAACTTATCGAGCAAGGACAATCTGCTATTAACTGGTCATCAGTGTGTGAAGAAACAGAAGCTCAGTTTTCACTATTATGA
- a CDS encoding hemerythrin domain-containing protein, which yields MLGEIISREHSYMVRLLVILDQKLNRLKQEQSINYLIVNDIVSYLQRHSELTHHPKEDLIYGYFIEHYGHEHKIENLALEHKQLSETTQEFADLLAMVLQDTVVPNDVFAQHLSHFIHQQKKHLDFEEREILPILKQNFTEQDWEAVEALWGSEDVDPLFGQNIEKEYQRLSEFMKTD from the coding sequence ATGCTAGGAGAGATAATCAGCCGAGAGCACAGCTATATGGTGCGCCTATTGGTGATATTGGACCAAAAATTAAACCGATTAAAGCAAGAGCAAAGCATCAATTATTTGATAGTTAACGACATAGTTAGCTATCTACAACGCCACTCAGAGCTCACTCATCATCCGAAGGAAGACTTAATATACGGCTATTTCATTGAGCATTATGGGCATGAGCATAAAATTGAAAATCTAGCCTTAGAGCATAAACAACTGAGTGAAACCACCCAAGAGTTTGCAGATTTATTGGCTATGGTATTACAAGATACGGTCGTGCCTAATGATGTATTTGCTCAGCATTTAAGTCACTTCATTCATCAACAAAAAAAGCACCTTGATTTTGAGGAGCGTGAAATTTTGCCGATCCTAAAGCAGAATTTTACTGAACAAGATTGGGAAGCAGTTGAAGCCTTGTGGGGGAGTGAAGACGTCGATCCACTATTTGGGCAGAATATTGAGAAGGAATATCAACGCTTATCTGAATTTATGAAGACTGACTAG
- a CDS encoding DUF3545 family protein — MESFQLEDIMAMEPGLSRTSKTKPVKRKWREIEAIQDRRQLQKELKELDYFGDYKLEDIEL; from the coding sequence ATGGAAAGCTTTCAACTCGAAGACATCATGGCAATGGAGCCTGGCCTTAGTCGCACAAGCAAAACAAAACCAGTGAAAAGAAAGTGGAGAGAAATCGAAGCCATCCAAGATCGACGCCAACTGCAAAAAGAATTAAAAGAACTAGACTACTTTGGTGACTACAAGCTAGAAGATATCGAACTTTAG
- a CDS encoding alanine/glycine:cation symporter family protein, whose product MTDLIALLNDLLWGSILVYLLVGVGIYFTLRLGFIQFRHFTHTFSVLKNSRKADESGISSFQAFCTSLAARVGTGNMAGVAVALTVGGPGAIFWMWLIAMIGMATAFAESTLAQLYKTKGSDGNYIGGPAYYMEKGLGMRWMGILFSIFLIIAFGLVFNAVQSNSIADAMHTAFNWNKAMVGGVLVVLSGFVIFGGIRKIARTAEILVPIMAIFYLILAVIVILMNLDKVPGALSLIFKSAFGLQEAAAGGVGYAVMNAIKTGVARGLFSNEAGMGSAPNAAAAATPYPPHPASQGYVQMLGVFVDTLVICTATVSIILLSGEYVPHGEVTGIILTQNALSSQVGEWGKTFVAIAIFFFAFTSIIANYSYAEGNIVFIFKKSRHAKNIFRVIVLGMVMFGSMATLPTVWSLADAFMGLMAIVNLVAILLLSGIVIKLAKDYNKQLDEGKVPTFHAEDFPELHSQIEEGVWGKKDS is encoded by the coding sequence GTGACGGATCTAATTGCTTTATTAAACGATCTTCTTTGGGGATCGATTCTTGTTTATTTATTGGTTGGTGTCGGAATTTACTTCACACTACGTTTGGGCTTTATCCAGTTCCGCCATTTTACTCATACATTTTCAGTGCTTAAAAATAGCCGTAAAGCGGATGAGTCAGGTATCTCTTCTTTCCAAGCATTTTGTACCAGTCTAGCAGCACGTGTCGGTACAGGTAACATGGCGGGTGTGGCTGTGGCACTGACGGTCGGTGGCCCTGGTGCTATTTTCTGGATGTGGCTGATTGCTATGATTGGTATGGCAACGGCATTCGCAGAAAGTACACTGGCTCAGCTTTATAAAACCAAAGGTAGCGATGGCAACTATATTGGTGGCCCAGCTTACTACATGGAAAAAGGCCTAGGTATGCGTTGGATGGGGATTTTATTCTCTATCTTCTTGATTATCGCCTTTGGTCTGGTTTTTAACGCCGTTCAATCGAACTCAATTGCTGATGCAATGCATACGGCATTTAACTGGAACAAAGCCATGGTTGGTGGTGTTTTAGTTGTTCTATCTGGTTTTGTTATCTTCGGCGGCATTCGTAAGATTGCACGTACAGCTGAAATATTAGTGCCTATCATGGCGATCTTCTACTTGATTCTTGCAGTTATCGTTATCTTGATGAACCTGGATAAAGTACCAGGAGCCTTGTCTCTTATCTTCAAGAGCGCGTTCGGTTTACAAGAAGCCGCAGCCGGTGGTGTAGGCTATGCGGTAATGAATGCTATTAAAACCGGTGTGGCTCGTGGTTTGTTCTCGAACGAAGCCGGTATGGGTTCTGCGCCAAACGCAGCCGCGGCCGCGACGCCTTATCCGCCGCACCCTGCGTCACAAGGTTATGTGCAAATGTTAGGTGTGTTTGTTGATACACTTGTTATTTGTACGGCAACGGTATCTATCATTTTGCTCTCTGGTGAATATGTACCACACGGTGAAGTGACCGGTATTATCTTGACGCAAAACGCGTTGAGCTCACAAGTAGGTGAGTGGGGTAAAACCTTCGTTGCTATCGCGATTTTCTTCTTCGCGTTTACCTCAATCATTGCGAATTACTCTTATGCAGAAGGTAACATCGTGTTTATCTTCAAAAAATCACGTCATGCGAAAAACATTTTCCGCGTTATCGTGCTTGGTATGGTGATGTTTGGTTCAATGGCAACACTACCAACCGTTTGGTCTTTAGCGGATGCTTTTATGGGCTTAATGGCGATTGTGAACTTAGTGGCCATTTTATTGTTGTCTGGCATCGTGATTAAACTAGCCAAAGATTACAATAAGCAATTGGATGAAGGTAAAGTACCGACGTTCCATGCTGAAGATTTCCCAGAACTGCATTCTCAAATCGAAGAAGGCGTTTGGGGTAAAAAAGACAGCTAA
- the yaaA gene encoding peroxide stress protein YaaA codes for MLILVSPAKTLDYESELPTQKHTLPELTDHSAELIEVCRKLTPEDIASLMKVSDKIAGLNVARFAQWTPEFNFENARQAIFAFKGDVYTGLDAASLSQADIDYAQSHLRMLSGLYGLLKPLDLMQPYRLEMGTKLDNPRGSNLYQFWGDIVTNKVNEALQAQGDDCLINLASNEYFKSVKTAKVKGTIITPVFKDCKNGNYKVISFYAKKARGMMARYIIENRVDSLDKLKAFDTAGYYFVPAESSETELVFKREEQN; via the coding sequence ATGCTGATATTGGTTTCTCCTGCAAAAACGTTAGATTATGAATCTGAGCTACCGACTCAAAAGCACACTCTTCCTGAATTGACTGATCACTCGGCTGAGTTGATTGAGGTGTGTCGTAAACTCACTCCGGAAGACATCGCTAGCTTGATGAAAGTGAGTGATAAGATCGCAGGTTTGAATGTGGCGCGTTTTGCGCAATGGACACCAGAATTTAACTTTGAAAATGCACGTCAGGCGATCTTTGCTTTTAAAGGCGATGTGTATACAGGGCTAGATGCGGCGAGTTTATCTCAAGCCGATATTGACTATGCTCAGTCCCATTTGCGGATGTTGTCAGGTTTGTATGGGCTATTAAAGCCATTAGATTTGATGCAACCTTATCGCTTAGAAATGGGCACTAAGTTGGACAACCCGCGTGGGAGCAATTTATACCAGTTCTGGGGCGACATAGTGACGAATAAAGTCAATGAGGCGCTGCAAGCTCAAGGAGATGACTGCCTCATTAACCTTGCCTCTAACGAGTACTTCAAGTCGGTCAAAACCGCTAAAGTAAAAGGGACAATCATTACGCCGGTTTTTAAAGATTGTAAGAATGGCAACTACAAAGTCATCAGTTTTTACGCTAAAAAAGCGCGTGGCATGATGGCTCGTTATATTATTGAGAACCGTGTAGATAGCCTAGATAAGTTGAAAGCGTTCGATACCGCTGGCTATTATTTTGTTCCTGCGGAATCAAGCGAGACGGAATTAGTCTTTAAGCGTGAAGAACAAAATTAG
- the srmB gene encoding ATP-dependent RNA helicase SrmB codes for MIRTFAELDLDQNLIEAIEEMGFERPTQIQADAIPQALDGKDVLASAPTGTGKTAAFVLPALQYLQDFPRKKAGPARVLILTPTRELAMQVADQARALAKNTNLNIFTITGGVMYQEHADILGTTQDIVVATPGRLMEYIEAERFDCRAIEWLILDEADRMLDMGFGPVVDRLSAECRWRKQTLLFSATLEGRGVEGFTADLLKNPVKVEADPSRRERKKITQWYHRADDAEHKLALLKAILAEQAERSIIFVKTRERLAELRGQLESAQIVCSWIQGEMPQDRRNNAIQRFRDGEVNVLIATDVAARGIDLPDVSHVINYDMPRTADVYLHRIGRTARAGKKGSAISIVEAHDQPMIERVMRYTKDEIKERYIKELRPQSKKPTFKKKKKKSADSKKKPAVKKKAGKKK; via the coding sequence GTGATCAGAACTTTTGCTGAACTCGATCTAGACCAAAACTTAATTGAAGCCATTGAAGAAATGGGCTTTGAACGCCCGACTCAAATTCAAGCGGATGCCATTCCACAAGCGCTTGATGGCAAAGATGTGTTAGCGTCTGCTCCGACAGGCACAGGCAAAACTGCCGCTTTCGTTTTACCTGCATTGCAATATTTACAAGATTTTCCACGTAAGAAAGCTGGCCCTGCTCGAGTGTTGATTTTAACCCCGACTCGTGAGCTTGCGATGCAAGTGGCCGACCAGGCTCGTGCACTGGCAAAAAATACCAATCTCAACATCTTCACCATTACTGGCGGTGTGATGTATCAAGAACACGCCGACATCTTAGGTACGACCCAAGATATCGTAGTTGCCACTCCAGGCCGCTTAATGGAATACATTGAAGCGGAACGTTTCGATTGTCGCGCGATTGAATGGCTGATCTTAGATGAAGCGGATCGCATGTTGGATATGGGTTTTGGTCCCGTCGTGGATCGCCTATCAGCAGAATGTCGCTGGCGTAAACAGACGCTTCTCTTCTCTGCAACCTTAGAAGGCCGTGGCGTTGAAGGTTTTACTGCGGATCTATTGAAAAACCCAGTCAAAGTAGAAGCCGATCCTTCTCGTCGTGAGCGTAAGAAAATCACTCAGTGGTACCACCGCGCTGACGATGCAGAGCACAAACTGGCGTTATTAAAGGCCATCTTGGCAGAACAAGCCGAACGCAGCATCATCTTTGTGAAAACTCGTGAACGCTTAGCGGAGTTACGTGGACAATTAGAGAGTGCACAAATTGTCTGCTCTTGGATCCAAGGCGAAATGCCGCAAGATCGTCGTAACAATGCCATTCAACGTTTCCGTGACGGTGAAGTAAACGTACTGATCGCCACCGACGTCGCTGCGCGTGGTATTGATTTGCCTGATGTTAGCCATGTCATTAACTACGACATGCCGCGTACCGCAGATGTCTATTTACATCGCATCGGACGTACCGCCCGTGCTGGCAAAAAAGGCAGCGCAATCTCTATTGTTGAAGCGCATGATCAACCGATGATCGAACGCGTGATGCGTTACACCAAAGACGAGATCAAAGAACGCTATATCAAAGAGCTGCGCCCTCAGAGCAAAAAGCCGACCTTCAAGAAAAAGAAGAAAAAGTCTGCAGATTCGAAGAAAAAACCAGCGGTGAAGAAAAAAGCCGGTAAGAAGAAATAA
- a CDS encoding tRNA1(Val) (adenine(37)-N6)-methyltransferase, giving the protein MNTTKDFHLKQFSITGGHSGMAVSTDGILLGAWAKLTDDGSILDIGTGTGLLALMCAQRTETSHITAIDLDSEAITAARKNVEQSPWANRIEVHQADIQTYSSPHTFEHIVCNPPYFNSGETSNRQARAMARHTHSLSHQALLSTCQRLLNSCGCASFILPNAEGKAFIEMAQQQGWYVERLCFVNTTERKPAYRLLFTLVKNPCTTAQSHLTIHQNAGYSAEFIRLTRDFYLKM; this is encoded by the coding sequence ATGAATACAACCAAAGATTTCCACCTAAAACAATTCTCTATCACCGGAGGACACTCTGGCATGGCTGTCAGCACGGATGGCATCCTGCTTGGCGCTTGGGCGAAACTCACCGATGACGGTTCTATTCTCGATATAGGTACTGGAACTGGACTGCTGGCTTTAATGTGCGCACAACGAACTGAAACTAGCCATATCACGGCAATTGATCTCGATTCAGAGGCGATAACCGCTGCGCGTAAAAACGTGGAGCAAAGCCCATGGGCTAATCGAATCGAAGTACATCAAGCGGATATACAAACCTACTCGTCCCCTCATACTTTTGAGCATATTGTATGCAACCCTCCTTATTTTAATTCTGGTGAAACGTCCAATAGGCAAGCCAGAGCGATGGCAAGACACACTCACTCGCTGTCTCATCAGGCGTTGTTATCCACTTGCCAACGCTTATTGAACTCATGTGGCTGTGCGAGTTTTATTTTGCCCAACGCCGAAGGCAAAGCCTTTATCGAGATGGCTCAACAACAGGGGTGGTATGTTGAGCGTCTTTGTTTTGTTAATACAACCGAGCGAAAACCTGCATATCGACTACTCTTCACATTGGTGAAAAATCCGTGCACCACAGCCCAGTCACACTTAACCATTCATCAAAATGCTGGTTATAGCGCAGAATTTATCCGCTTAACGCGCGATTTTTACCTCAAAATGTAA